AGAAAAGATGGATTGCAGAAAAAATGCTTTCTAGGTTTGTCTTGTGTCTCCGTAACTACATGAGAAGAAAATTTGGGACATTGATATATTGGTGAACATGAAATTCGTAATTGTGTTTGGTGGAATTAGTTAGTGTCCTCTTCTTTGGTATTTTAACCTCTCTATGTGCTAAATCTCTGAAAATGACATCACATGTTTTGAAATTAGCCATACCTTTGTATATAGCAAAGTAATATATATGACCCCCATTAAGTTCAAAGTCAACATGCTTTCTCAATTTAATATATGAGACCTTTTGGTACTAGAAAATTTATTGAAacatcataaattaatttgattattagTACATAAAACGTCttcattatatttattatttgagCTACACTGACGACATCTTGAACTGTTACAAAATTTCttgattaattatattaaataccATGAGAAGAACATGCGAAATGGTTTCATATTTCTTTGGCTTCCTCTAAATCTTAATTTCATTAGTCAAAAGCGGGTACGAACCCTAACTAGCTTCACAATTTGTTGTCGATTTGTCAAACCCTCTTGTTACAAGTGGGATAATCTTCTTTAAACAAGAAGCTTTTTCTTTCGGTTTAATGGTTAGTACCTAAGTGTCTTTTTATCTCACCAATAACTAGAACCCCTTCAGAAAATGTTTCACAAGACATAACTCATTCAAGGAATATAGATTTATCATGTAATGAGAAGATTGAAAAGAGAAGTACAAGTGCTTCCGGGTCGGAccaattttgcaaaaataacccGAAATTAAGGGAGTTGGATCCGGGTGAAAAATATCCGCTGCAATTAGAGTGGATTATCGggtcataatataaaattaaaatttaaatagattttcCATAAGTGAACCACATTAGTTATGTGAATATTTTGTGTTCCTGTAATTTAGGAAACTATTAATCATTATCGATTAGTATTTAATTCGACAAGAACTTTACCAAAATTTTGCAAATTGAATCAATCTAAATATAGCATATaccataaataataaaatgataaactctaaatcgtttaatataatattataccataaattttcattaaatatctaactaaaatatataattaaaattaaaatattgatatataatagattcctatatgatttttttttaagaataatattcgatattacaaataaaaatacatatacatatatagcaaagtttaaaattattttaatatataaaaattaaaattatactagaaattattattattaaaatatttatcattagttttgttaatttcctaatatctaaaatttttactttcattatttggatatgaatagaaaccaaaaagatgaaaacaatgataatattattaaattttctataatataatCGTATAACAATTACAAGGAAGCTActctgtcaaaaaaaatatactaggAAGTTACtattttttctgaaatttttttttcatattaattgtCATAATTAATAACCGATTTATGgtaattttcatattaattgcTCCTAATAAATgtgcaaattttaaaaatatataattatatctaaaattaatattaaattgttggacacacttcttcttcttataaatATAGAGATGTGTCAATACTTTCATGATGGAAACATATTCTCTtattctctccctctctcttatcatatattataatattatactaATTTAAGTTCTAAAAATCTTGTGATCTTCACATTAcctcttcttcatttttaatACGATGGTTGTTTATCTATATCATATTGTAAATTATCATATggatttttaataacataataGGATTTGCATAATTTCAATCAATTtgaataactatttttttaagagAGCAAATTGATCTATGTGTGTTTACAATAACAAAATATGCAGTTCTATAAAACTCACATGTTATTATGCCATGAGGGTATGTACAGTAGAacctccataaattaatactctttaaattaatactcgctataaattaataaattcttctgGTCCCGAattgggccggtgtaaaaaatgacatatttcgataaaataaaaatataataatttgttttggaaatcttatgtaaaatatagtcccatcaatatcataaattaataatcatataaattgaAAGACCAAAAACACTGATTTCtattcatttagttttaaagTATAACGATTGCAAGTgttctagatatatatatctatatctaagaaaatctagtgaaatatgattctagtgaaatatgattctattgctgtttgcctattcttgaatttgtattcttgttggagctcatctctaattttttcattgttatATTTCGGTCACAAGAAACTTTTCATGATATTACCCTATTACTTAGAAGCAAATTCGTACTAAGTATTGGCTGTTTGCTTTCAAGATAGAGGAAACTTGTGGAAGAGTAAAAATACTGGGTAGTTTGAGAGACGGAGACATAAACTAGTTACAAAATTTACAATGTCATCTTTCCGTAATCCTAATAATATGAACACACTGTTGTCTTGATGATGTTAATCGAACATTGCCAGTGATGTTTTCAATACCATAATTACCCGCTATATACAGCCTCAAGGCAATAGAGAAAACACCAATGCTGGATATGGATCAATAACACACCATATTCAATGTTGcttaataatgtatataagatACCACGTTCTGGTACACTAATGTTGCCTAAGGCACATAATTTATCATAACCAATATATGTTGGGTGTAGTTTTAACACCAATCAATCAATAGACATTGTGTTATGAGTCACACTATATTCTTCACTAATTAGTCTAACACAATGTGGTCACACTATATTCTTCACTAATTTAGCAATAAGAGCAACAAAAGAGTACCACattgattttaaagtagatGGGATCTTACAGTGTGAGTTGAGGCAATAACAATTGAGAAGTATCCATCTCCAAACTTTCTAAATTATGACGAAATTGAACAACAGAACAATTGCATTCTTTAGATCATCTAACCCTTACACAGATCTTTCATATAGAAACTATActcaaaatatcataaaaaccaaaaccattcaAACTCGTCCTGCAACAAcagaagcagcagcagaagtAGCAGCAGAGTTACCAATGAAAGAGAGCAATCCAGCATTATTAGCAGAACCCTCTTGTTCATCCAAGAACAAATCATCCGGAACCCTAAACGCACCGTGTAAGCAAACAATCGCGATCCCAATCGTTAACGCCGAGGTCAACAAAGATCCAACGCTCGTCATGAACACAACCACGATCGTAGTCAAAACAAGAGCGAGCAAGGTCTCGCGATCTGAGAAAGTACGTCCGAAGATAACCAAAGGCTGATCGGAAGATCGGAAGAGGTATAGAAACATCCATGAGCCTAAGAGAGTGAGGAGGACGAGGAGCGAGAACGGATGCGAGAGGAGGGAGAAGGCGAGGACTAAGGATACGATTAAGGAGTAATTGACTTTGAAGTAGGCGAGATTCTTACGGATCCGGGTGAATGAATCGGTGAGAGAGTCAGGTCTAGCGAATGAGCTCCGATCTACGAGTTCTAGCCATGGACGGCGCTGCGAGAGGCTTTCGCGGAGGGAAGAGGAGAGACGCGAGAGGAAAGTCCGGAAGGCGTGGGAATTGATCGGTGGTTGAGATTGAGTAGCTTGCTGATTGGTGACGGGGAGAGTCGCCGGAGAAGTAGACATTATTGGTGGTGTCGGTGGGTGTGTGCGGCGGAGTGagtgtgaatttttttttttgtgttccgATTTTAGTGGAAAGTGGAAACTGAAGTTTGCGGCAAGACCGTGTTAGATCATTCTAAAAGGCCTAACTTTAATGGGCCTATAATATTGGAAGGAGTCCAATCAGATTAAGTTGGAGTTAAATGGCAATTTTGTAACAATTAAGTTAAATGATATAAATCATAGTTTTTATTTCCCTCTCTATTGGTTCTTTTAACAACTTCTATTTAGATGATGTTATAACGATAACCCTAATAAAAACAGCTATGTTACATGTTCTACTAGTTCAcgatattttttgtaaaaagttCATGGTATATACAAGTACCATGTATTTATACGGTGAAAGTATATACAAGTTCGTCGTATATATTAACGTACATATTGAAACATATCCTGTATATAAGTAGATAATGAcgaagaaaacattattgagtAGAATATATAGGAACATCGGAATAATAATATTCTTCAGCCTAATCAAgaatatttattgggaattcgGGTTGATTTCCACATATAGAAGAATCTTTAATCAGCACGTAATTTATATATTCATCAAGATAACTATATCTACTCTATAATCATTCTTCCTTGTACGTTATCCAATCATTTCCAGGATTACTTACTTAATCATTGTTTATCTTTTCTGTTATACGTAAAAAACAACTCATGCTTTTGTATTGAACGATTTGTAAACTTAAGTTTATATCTTCCAAACGAAGAAAAGCAATCATTCTTGtggttaattaattatatatcattCAAATCCAATTCGTTTACTTCTTTAGCTTAACCTTTTGAAAAAACTGAAGAAGCgaatctttctcttcctttttcttttcttccactCATCAAAAtgttctctctatatatataacattaaatATCTAGTCTGTTAATTCGATATACCACATCTAGAACGACAACTAGATACTCAAGAAGATTGCTCTATAATGGCTTCTTGTGACTCACCTGATGCATTTTCTTGGCTTCAaactcttcctcctctctctcaaTGGAAAAGAAATTCGATATCCATGTGCATTTGCTCTCCAAATTCATCACACCCATCTTTGAACTTTTCTCTTACTCGTATTCCTAAATCTCCAAACTTTTTCACCTTCTCCATAGTAGCCAACTTCAAGAATCCTAtatctctctttgtttcaaaaCCTTTCAGAACCATTAACACTAATTCAAATACGTTCCTCAATGAAAATATCATCTCTACCCTATTGATGGGTTTTGTCGACGTAGTTCTCAACTACAACGTCAAGAGAACTTGTTCAATCCAAATACAAAACCTAGGCTCCACTTCTAACCTGAAAGACGTGTTCAACCTCGCGTTCTTCACTTTCGTGTTCCTCATCTGCATCTACGAAGCGCCAACGAGCCTGCGAACAACTTGTCTCAAAACGGTGAAAGATCAGCTAGTAACTTGTAGGTCAAGGAAGGGTTCTAAGTTGCTCATGGTGCAACTAGGCTCTAACCTTGAAGAACAATGGATAAGGTCTCTGAATCTTGCGATAACCAACTGGATCATCGAGATCAAAGCGTTTCAGCATCTCAAgtctccttctcctttgttttcGTATGCTTTCTCGACTCAAGGTTTGTGGAAAGTTCATATGTATTGTCCTGTTGTagcaatggaaatggagagCGTAAATAGTGCTTTAAACGACGAGAGattgttcttctctctcaacTATCATCAACTCGAAGGTGTGATCCAATTCAACCACAGGATTTACGTTCGTGAGAAGTGGTTTAACATCGCAGTTAATATTGACAACGTCAGGTATGTAAAATTGTACTGTGTGTAAATGTGTAATACTAATGATAAGTAcacataattaatatttgttcatattttataattaggTGTGACATAATTAGGCTTGTGAACGAGAAGCTTCTATCGGACCGCGGCATGGGAACAGAGGAAAAACATTTTCCATCACGAATATCATTGCAACTAACACCAACGATTCAATCAAACATCTTAATGGTCTCAGTAcaaaaatcatcagaaaaccCATTGACAGAATTCGAAGTAGAGAAAGGCATAGAAGCAGCAATAGAGCCACCAAACACTTTCTTCGGACTCAAAGTATCAGCCAACGAGACGACAACAAAAAGCATGAAGCCATGGAAGTTCGAGGAATGGGTGCATGGTTACAGCGCCAATCTCACTTGGTTTCTCCATGACCTAGACGATGGAAGAGAAGTGTCATCCTCTAAACCATCGAAGGTCTCGAGGATGAACCCTAGAGCTTGGTTCAAGAACCGGTACTCGAGCGCGTTTAGACCGTTCACGAAGCAAGGAGGAGTTGTGTTCGCAGGAGATAGCTACGGACAAAGCGTGTTGTGGAAGGTTGATAAAACAGCAATTGGGAAAGTAATGGAGTTTGAGGTTAAAGGTTGCGTTTGGTTGACTTATTGGCCTAACAAGCATCATACTTTTTATAGTGATACTCGAAAGTTGGAATTTAAGGAGATGCTCTACCTCAATCTTCCTTAgatcttcgttttcttttcttactttaTCCCTTACGTACATATTCCCCTAGTTTAATTTGTTGCTTTTATTTCGTGTGTGTTTTAATGAAGTAAATTTCTGTAACATAGTACTTTAATTGGACTTTTGAAATTAGAaaccgactttttttttttttttgctagaacATAAAAAAGATCAGTTGATCTTGAGGAGAAGTTTGTATTAAACACATAAGTTACGTGGCTATCTTTATCTTCACGTCGTCTCATATGGAAACCATATTTTAAGATATATCACATGAATCCCATCACTATAACCAGATAAGAATTGTCAAAACGTTTGTAATGACTTTACCGACAtggaaaaaaagttttggtatAAAAGAATAACAAAGTCGCATAGAgtccatagtttttttttttccgattatTATTAtccatttgtttcttcttcaacaataATATTCGTATATAATTTGGTGGATCcaagcataaaataaaattgtgtatgagaaaaaaaaaaaaaaaacaaacaaacgaaaaaacaaGAGCCACATGAGAGATGatgacaaataataattaaaaaaatgtctcAATTCGCCTCTTCTCATCCTGTGAGCGATGCAAAAAGCTGACGTGTAACCACCAATGAAGCCCACTACGATTGGGCTCTTTGCTTCTCAATCGTCTTCTTTCTCCGTCACGTTTCCGAGCTTCCGCGGCCAGCTTCCGATTAGCTCCTTCTCAGCTTACAAccagaagaagacgaaaaacGTCGTCACTCTTTGCCTTCATTCTGATTCCGATGTCTCCTCCTCTCAAATCGCCTTCACTCGCCGCGCAATTCTCGTCGCGCCACCGCTCCTCGCCGTAGCTGCTTCGATGTTTCTTTCTGTTTCCTCAGCCGCCGCCGCTGCTGAGACTTCTGCGGAATCAGTAGCTCTtccctctcctcctcctcctgttgCTGTCACTGCTCCACCTCCGCCGCCTGTTTCTGTGGAGAAGGAAGAAGCGATAACGTCTAGAATCTATGACGCGTCGGTGCTTGGTGAGCCGATGGCTGTTGGGAAAGATAAGAAGAGAGTCTGGGAGAAGCTTTTGAATGCGAGGATTGTGTATCTCGGTGAGGCGGAACAGGTGCCTACAAGAGATGATAAGGTTCTCGAGCTCGAAATCGTTAGGAATTTGAGGAAGCGATGTGTAGAGAGCGATCGTCAGCTATCTATTGCATTGGAAGCTTTTCCTCTTGATTTGCAGGACCAGTTGAATCAATTCATGGATAAGAGGTTTGCTTCTAGTTCGTTGCTGTGAACGAATCTGTATATTCGTTAATTGCAATGTGTTTATGGTTCTAATGGTTCTTGGATTGGTTGCAGGATCGATGGAGAAGTATTGAAGTCGTATGTCTCACATTGGCCAGCTCAACGTTGGCAAGAGTATGAGCCTCTTTTAAGTTACTGTCGAGATAACGCAGTTAAACTCATTGCTTGTGGCACTCCGCTCAAGGTAGTCTTATTGTACTGTATTTTGGGTGTTGAGATGGTAGCCTTACTAATAATATGCATTCGTTCTTTTCAGTCTCATGAGAATTAGCTGTTCCCTGTTTAATTTGATGCAGGTTTTAAGAACTGTACAAGCTGAGGGAATCCGTGGTCTTTCAGAGTCTGAGCGTAAATTATACACTCCTCCTGCGGGTTCAGGCTTTATCTCAGGGTTTACTTCCTTCTCACGTAGTTCTTCGCTCAATATGA
The sequence above is drawn from the Camelina sativa cultivar DH55 chromosome 4, Cs, whole genome shotgun sequence genome and encodes:
- the LOC104782515 gene encoding PRA1 family protein B2; the encoded protein is MSTSPATLPVTNQQATQSQPPINSHAFRTFLSRLSSSLRESLSQRRPWLELVDRSSFARPDSLTDSFTRIRKNLAYFKVNYSLIVSLVLAFSLLSHPFSLLVLLTLLGSWMFLYLFRSSDQPLVIFGRTFSDRETLLALVLTTIVVVFMTSVGSLLTSALTIGIAIVCLHGAFRVPDDLFLDEQEGSANNAGLLSFIGNSAATSAAASVVAGRV
- the LOC104782517 gene encoding uncharacterized protein LOC104782517, whose protein sequence is MASCDSPDAFSWLQTLPPLSQWKRNSISMCICSPNSSHPSLNFSLTRIPKSPNFFTFSIVANFKNPISLFVSKPFRTINTNSNTFLNENIISTLLMGFVDVVLNYNVKRTCSIQIQNLGSTSNLKDVFNLAFFTFVFLICIYEAPTSLRTTCLKTVKDQLVTCRSRKGSKLLMVQLGSNLEEQWIRSLNLAITNWIIEIKAFQHLKSPSPLFSYAFSTQGLWKVHMYCPVVAMEMESVNSALNDERLFFSLNYHQLEGVIQFNHRIYVREKWFNIAVNIDNVRCDIIRLVNEKLLSDRGMGTEEKHFPSRISLQLTPTIQSNILMVSVQKSSENPLTEFEVEKGIEAAIEPPNTFFGLKVSANETTTKSMKPWKFEEWVHGYSANLTWFLHDLDDGREVSSSKPSKVSRMNPRAWFKNRYSSAFRPFTKQGGVVFAGDSYGQSVLWKVDKTAIGKVMEFEVKGCVWLTYWPNKHHTFYSDTRKLEFKEMLYLNLP